Proteins encoded by one window of Thermus caldifontis:
- the cas7e gene encoding type I-E CRISPR-associated protein Cas7/Cse4/CasC has protein sequence MKLLEVHVIQTVAPSNLNRDDTGSPKDALFGGYRRARISSQAQKRAVRVAFRDWPLLSAEERAVRTRRLLDALLEKLSDIPQEQARLAVENALNTLGFGFKEGRTEYLLFLGNRELTRLAGLIRDNLEKLNAGPAKGKKSAEVDPELKRSLERILDGGKAVDLALFGRMLADRPELGVDAAAQVAHALSTHKVDREFDFYTAVDDLNPKEDTGAGMMGDVEFYSATMYRYAVVNLDQLVTNLQGDVDLSIKGALAFLEAFALTLPSGKQNSFAAYNPPLFLACRAGEGLPRNLATAFERPLWPQDGKSLSALSVEALVREWDKFDRAYGSLEKERKGAVNLTETEVKGIPLVDGLESLKQEVEKALRELLALGG, from the coding sequence ATGAAGCTTTTGGAAGTGCACGTTATTCAGACGGTGGCCCCCAGCAACCTGAACCGGGACGATACGGGAAGCCCAAAGGATGCCTTGTTTGGCGGATACCGGCGGGCCCGAATCTCCAGCCAGGCTCAGAAGCGCGCGGTGCGGGTGGCCTTTAGGGACTGGCCCTTGCTTTCAGCGGAGGAAAGGGCCGTACGCACCCGGCGTCTGCTGGATGCCCTTTTGGAGAAGCTTTCGGATATTCCCCAGGAGCAGGCCCGCCTGGCGGTGGAAAATGCGCTCAACACCCTGGGTTTTGGGTTCAAGGAGGGAAGAACGGAATACTTGCTCTTCCTGGGAAACCGCGAGCTTACCCGGCTGGCGGGGTTGATCCGGGATAACCTGGAGAAGCTGAACGCCGGGCCGGCTAAGGGTAAAAAGAGCGCAGAGGTGGATCCGGAGCTCAAAAGATCTTTGGAAAGGATCCTGGACGGTGGCAAGGCTGTGGACCTGGCCCTTTTTGGCCGCATGCTGGCGGATCGCCCTGAGCTAGGAGTGGATGCAGCGGCTCAGGTGGCCCACGCCCTTTCCACCCACAAGGTGGACCGGGAGTTTGACTTTTACACCGCCGTGGACGACCTGAATCCCAAGGAGGACACTGGGGCGGGGATGATGGGGGATGTGGAGTTTTACTCCGCCACCATGTACCGGTATGCGGTGGTGAACCTGGACCAGTTGGTGACCAACCTTCAGGGGGATGTGGATTTGTCCATAAAGGGAGCCCTGGCGTTCCTCGAGGCCTTCGCTTTAACCCTACCTTCGGGCAAACAAAATAGCTTTGCTGCCTATAACCCGCCCCTCTTCCTGGCTTGCAGGGCCGGGGAGGGCCTCCCCCGCAACTTGGCCACCGCCTTTGAGCGGCCCCTCTGGCCTCAGGATGGCAAGTCTCTTTCTGCCCTTTCCGTGGAGGCCCTGGTGCGGGAGTGGGATAAGTTCGACCGTGCCTACGGCTCGTTGGAAAAGGAACGGAAGGGCGCTGTTAACCTCACCGAAACGGAGGTGAAGGGCATTCCCCTGGTGGATGGGCTGGAGTCCTTGAAGCAGGAAGTGGAGAAGGCCCTTAGGGAGTTGCTGGCCCTGGGAGGTTAA
- the casA gene encoding type I-E CRISPR-associated protein Cse1/CasA yields the protein MAKFNLIEEPWIPVLRNGRVEEVGIREALVNAHTITRIETPFPLEEAALHRLLLAVLYRALPPVRDKYEALALWERGEFDRESIEGYLERYRDRFYLFHEATPFLQIPDLPQEDLLPWSKLLPQLANGNNPTLFDHTVDKDPPLASYPEVARALLVHQAFAPGGLLRRLGVTSAKDAPLARPAAFLAMGTDLFQTLVLNLVPQEDPGVPIWERKPLRTQDVKGYAIRWPLSGVGVVYVWPSRGVLLVDEGQGVRWMGYGPGVEPQEVAWRDPMVAYRKDNRGAIFPLRLSMERSFWRDFGAMLPAAGGAWPAVLRHAGELEEEGAAFTLRVLGQVSDQAKILDIRREVYPIPKGLVTPKGELLLQRALQLAEDAAKGLRGVAWRVAQGVLGSRDASELQNFANSLPLLSLYWAQLDLDFTDFLSRLHQEGILDLWRNRILKAAQRAWEETRRFVGTEARHLRALAESERAFRGVVAELREKEVKG from the coding sequence GTGGCCAAGTTCAACCTTATAGAGGAACCTTGGATTCCAGTGCTGCGGAACGGAAGGGTTGAGGAGGTGGGTATAAGGGAGGCCCTGGTCAACGCCCACACCATCACCCGCATTGAGACCCCGTTCCCCCTGGAGGAGGCTGCCTTGCACCGCCTGCTCCTGGCGGTGCTCTACCGGGCCTTGCCTCCTGTAAGGGATAAATATGAAGCCCTAGCGCTTTGGGAAAGAGGGGAGTTTGACCGGGAGAGCATCGAGGGGTACCTGGAACGGTATCGGGATCGCTTCTACCTTTTCCACGAGGCCACCCCCTTTTTGCAGATTCCCGACCTTCCTCAGGAGGATCTCCTTCCCTGGAGCAAGCTCCTTCCCCAGTTGGCCAATGGCAATAATCCCACCCTCTTTGATCACACCGTTGACAAAGACCCTCCCCTGGCTTCCTATCCCGAGGTAGCCCGGGCCTTGTTGGTGCACCAGGCCTTTGCTCCCGGGGGCCTCTTACGAAGGCTTGGGGTCACCTCGGCCAAGGATGCTCCTCTAGCCCGCCCGGCAGCTTTTTTGGCCATGGGGACGGACCTGTTCCAAACCCTGGTGTTGAACCTGGTACCCCAGGAGGATCCCGGCGTTCCCATTTGGGAGCGGAAACCCCTAAGGACCCAAGACGTAAAGGGGTACGCCATCCGATGGCCTTTGAGTGGGGTGGGCGTAGTGTACGTCTGGCCCAGCCGGGGTGTGCTTCTGGTGGACGAGGGCCAGGGGGTAAGGTGGATGGGCTATGGCCCAGGAGTGGAACCCCAGGAGGTGGCTTGGCGGGATCCCATGGTGGCTTACCGGAAAGACAATAGGGGAGCCATCTTTCCTTTGCGCTTGAGCATGGAAAGGAGTTTCTGGCGGGATTTCGGGGCGATGCTTCCTGCTGCAGGTGGCGCCTGGCCAGCGGTCTTGCGGCATGCGGGCGAACTGGAGGAGGAGGGTGCGGCCTTCACCCTCCGGGTTTTGGGTCAGGTTTCGGACCAGGCCAAGATACTGGACATTCGACGGGAGGTTTACCCCATCCCCAAGGGCCTGGTCACCCCCAAGGGAGAGCTTTTGCTCCAAAGAGCCCTCCAGCTGGCTGAGGACGCCGCCAAGGGCCTTAGGGGCGTGGCGTGGCGGGTGGCTCAGGGAGTGTTGGGGTCCCGGGACGCTTCCGAGTTGCAAAACTTCGCCAACTCCTTACCCCTCCTTTCCCTCTACTGGGCGCAGCTGGATCTGGATTTTACGGACTTCCTCAGCCGTCTGCACCAAGAAGGGATTCTGGACCTTTGGCGGAACCGCATCCTGAAGGCTGCGCAACGCGCCTGGGAAGAGACCCGCCGGTTTGTGGGCACGGAGGCCAGGCACCTCAGGGCACTGGCGGAGTCAGAGCGGGCTTTCCGTGGTGTGGTAGCTGAACTCAGGGAAAAGGAGGTGAAGGGGTGA
- the cas5e gene encoding type I-E CRISPR-associated protein Cas5/CasD translates to MPTLLLRLQGPMQSWGTRSRFDHRDTWPYPTKSGVLGLLAAALGRDREEDISDLAALRMGVRVDRKGVLRVDYQTAREIIAASLKAKVNVQSWRHYLSDAAFLVGLEGPASLLQAAHQALSNPRYVLYLGRKGYVPSPPIYLKDGLREEPLEVALRSYPYLLREKPREDLLLVLEAPDGRLVYDQPIAPFAKRRFGARYVREEVLSQDHIQVIGEDSFGDNHVD, encoded by the coding sequence ATGCCCACGCTCCTTTTGCGGCTTCAAGGCCCCATGCAGTCCTGGGGTACCCGGAGCCGCTTTGACCACCGGGACACCTGGCCTTACCCCACCAAAAGCGGGGTCCTGGGCCTTTTGGCGGCAGCCCTCGGCCGTGACCGGGAGGAGGATATCTCCGACCTGGCGGCCTTGCGCATGGGGGTGCGGGTGGACCGGAAGGGAGTGCTGCGGGTGGACTACCAGACGGCTCGGGAGATCATCGCCGCTAGCCTTAAAGCGAAGGTCAACGTGCAAAGTTGGCGCCATTACCTTTCCGATGCCGCCTTTCTGGTAGGCCTCGAGGGCCCCGCTTCCCTTCTCCAGGCGGCCCACCAGGCCCTTTCAAATCCCCGCTATGTGCTGTACCTGGGCCGGAAGGGTTATGTGCCCAGTCCTCCCATCTACCTGAAAGATGGCCTGCGGGAAGAACCCCTGGAAGTGGCCTTGCGGAGCTACCCCTATCTCCTGCGCGAGAAACCCAGGGAAGATCTCCTTCTGGTCCTCGAGGCGCCGGATGGGCGCCTGGTCTACGACCAGCCCATAGCGCCCTTTGCCAAACGGCGCTTTGGAGCCCGCTACGTCCGAGAGGAGGTTCTTTCTCAGGACCATATCCAGGTGATCGGGGAGGATTCCTTTGGAGACAACCATGTGGATTAG
- the cas6e gene encoding type I-E CRISPR-associated protein Cas6/Cse3/CasE produces MWISKLKLDLRSKAVRRDLASPYEMHRTLSRAVSQALKEGSERLLWRLEPTRGTESPVVLVQTLTLPDWDALEKGYAEVYPPKLFQPALWEGQILRFRLRANPSKRARDRGERVALKTQEEKLAWLARKLEDGGFHLGKEAGQYRATIRQDTFLEVRKAGHIIQVQAVLFEGTLEVVDPAKAIETLKRGIGPGKALGLGLLSLHP; encoded by the coding sequence ATGTGGATTAGCAAGTTAAAGCTTGACTTGCGCTCCAAGGCTGTCCGGAGGGACCTGGCAAGTCCCTATGAGATGCACCGCACCCTGTCCCGGGCAGTATCCCAGGCCTTAAAGGAGGGAAGCGAAAGGCTACTTTGGCGTCTAGAGCCCACCCGGGGCACGGAGTCTCCGGTGGTCCTGGTCCAGACCCTAACCCTGCCGGACTGGGATGCCCTGGAGAAGGGCTACGCCGAGGTGTATCCACCCAAGCTCTTCCAACCGGCGCTTTGGGAGGGTCAGATCCTTCGCTTTCGCCTGCGGGCTAATCCCAGCAAGCGGGCCCGGGATAGGGGAGAGCGGGTGGCCCTCAAAACCCAGGAGGAAAAGCTGGCCTGGTTGGCTCGGAAACTCGAGGATGGAGGGTTTCACCTAGGGAAGGAAGCGGGCCAGTATCGGGCTACCATTCGCCAGGACACCTTTTTGGAAGTACGAAAGGCAGGCCACATCATTCAAGTCCAGGCTGTCCTGTTTGAAGGAACCCTCGAGGTGGTGGACCCTGCCAAGGCCATAGAAACCTTGAAGCGGGGTATTGGTCCCGGAAAGGCCCTGGGGCTTGGCCTCCTTTCCCTGCATCCTTAG
- the guaA gene encoding glutamine-hydrolyzing GMP synthase, translating to MVLVLDFGSQYTRLIARRLRELRAFSLILPGTAGLEEILQHKPQALILSGGPKSVFDPDAPRPDPRVLNLGLPTLGICYGMQLLAQELGGKVERAGRAEYGKALLTRYQGPLFKGLEGEVQVWMSHQDAVTELPPGWRVVAETEENPVAAIEGPDGKTFAVQFHPEVAHTPKGMQILENFLEIAGVSRDWTPEHVLESLVQEVRSQVGKDRVLLAVSGGVDSSTLALLLAKAGVDHLAVFVDHGLLRLGEREEVEGALRALGVNLRIVDARERFLKALRGVEDPEEKRRIIGREFVEVFSQVAREEGPFRFLAQGTLYPDVIESAGGHGAAKIKSHHNVGGLPEDLKFELLEPFRLLFKDEVRELALLLGLPDPIRLRHPFPGPGLAVRILGEVTEEKLDILRRADDIFISLLREWGLYSQVAQALAVLTPVRSVGVAGDERRYGYVLALRAVTTEDFMTADWARLPLDFLDEVARRIPRRVPEIGRVVYDLTSKPPATIEWE from the coding sequence ATGGTCCTGGTCCTGGACTTCGGCTCCCAGTACACCCGCCTCATCGCCAGAAGGCTTCGCGAGCTTAGGGCCTTCTCCTTGATCCTGCCAGGGACGGCAGGCCTCGAGGAAATCCTTCAGCACAAGCCCCAGGCCCTCATTCTCTCCGGGGGACCTAAAAGCGTCTTTGACCCCGATGCCCCCCGGCCTGACCCCAGGGTCCTGAACCTGGGCCTCCCCACCTTGGGCATCTGCTACGGGATGCAGCTTCTGGCCCAGGAGCTTGGGGGAAAGGTGGAGCGGGCTGGCCGAGCGGAGTACGGCAAGGCCCTCCTTACCCGCTACCAAGGCCCCCTCTTCAAGGGCCTGGAAGGCGAAGTCCAGGTCTGGATGAGCCACCAAGATGCCGTCACCGAACTCCCCCCTGGGTGGCGGGTGGTGGCGGAAACCGAGGAAAACCCCGTGGCGGCCATAGAGGGTCCGGATGGCAAAACCTTCGCCGTGCAGTTTCACCCGGAGGTGGCCCACACCCCTAAGGGGATGCAGATCCTGGAGAATTTCCTGGAGATTGCCGGGGTGTCCCGGGACTGGACCCCAGAGCACGTCCTGGAAAGCCTGGTCCAGGAGGTGCGCTCCCAGGTGGGCAAGGACCGGGTGCTCCTTGCCGTTTCCGGCGGGGTAGACTCCAGCACCCTGGCCCTCCTTCTGGCCAAGGCGGGGGTGGACCATCTGGCGGTCTTCGTGGACCACGGCCTCTTGCGCCTCGGCGAAAGGGAGGAGGTGGAGGGGGCCTTAAGGGCCCTTGGGGTGAACCTCCGGATAGTGGACGCCAGGGAACGCTTCCTTAAGGCCTTAAGGGGGGTAGAAGACCCCGAGGAAAAGCGCCGGATCATTGGGCGGGAGTTCGTGGAGGTCTTCTCCCAGGTGGCCCGGGAAGAGGGCCCCTTTCGCTTTTTGGCCCAAGGAACCCTCTACCCCGATGTCATCGAGTCCGCAGGAGGCCATGGGGCCGCCAAGATCAAAAGCCACCACAACGTGGGGGGCCTCCCCGAGGACCTAAAGTTTGAGCTCCTGGAGCCCTTCCGCCTCCTCTTCAAGGATGAGGTGCGGGAGCTGGCCCTGCTCCTTGGCCTGCCCGACCCCATCCGCCTGCGCCACCCCTTCCCGGGGCCGGGCCTGGCGGTGCGCATCCTGGGAGAGGTCACGGAGGAGAAACTGGATATTCTCCGGCGGGCCGACGATATCTTCATAAGCCTTCTCAGGGAATGGGGGCTCTATTCCCAGGTGGCCCAGGCCCTGGCGGTCCTCACCCCCGTGCGGAGCGTGGGGGTGGCGGGGGATGAGCGGCGGTACGGCTACGTCCTGGCCTTAAGGGCCGTGACCACCGAGGACTTCATGACCGCCGACTGGGCCAGGCTCCCCCTGGACTTCCTGGACGAGGTGGCCAGGCGCATCCCCCGCCGGGTGCCGGAGATCGGCCGGGTGGTCTACGACCTCACCTCCAAACCCCCAGCCACCATAGAATGGGAGTGA
- the cas3 gene encoding CRISPR-associated helicase Cas3' has protein sequence MNVQAVALRLWAKSGDPFHPLLAHMLDTAAVAWAILEREPDRTRKLYAEDWGLEEEEALRWLAFLAGLHDLGKASPVFQAAWEEGARQVWDSGLTWDQKLAREVWVAHGVFTELYVKDFLKGQGFPLRLADPLAKGLGAHHGFLAQGEELKTARLHVKSETSEWKEVRNHLAQRLAQSLGLDFPLALPVEDAAAPAILRVMALASFADWIASDPRFFPYGRDPEREGYWQEALALGRKALEDLPWPRVSPRGVKTFEELFPFKPNPLQASVPELLQGAPREPVLLLVEAPMGLGKTEAALYASHLLRERLDHRGLYVALPTQATANGLFTRIKEFLERLSEGERWELQLQHGTALLNPQYAELLERARPVEVYDLEAERNPSEATGGVAASAWFSAKKRAMLAGHGVGTLDQALLGVLKVKHHFIRLWGLMNRVVVLDEVHAYDTYTSGLLRALLLWLRALGSSVILMTATLPKRKREELLSAWGVAGVELPPYPRVAAFSGDGLLGARHVPLEEKTLHLQGASPDVAQLAEALKARLPGALGAIVNTVDRAQALYQALGDGERITLDGLLDSFGPGPTQGAWPGLWESREEKGPWVVGKRLPDGTLVFLLHARFPAEERALREAVTLALFGKHGPRPERAILVATQVAEQSLDLDFDLLYSDLAPMDLLFQRAGRLHRHPRKRPEGHRTPVLLVGGLKDEPEFGQGLHWNRVYEDYVLLSTWLALQGREALRLPLDLEELLEEVYERDPESFPEGLRDRARKSHQNLKRRLEKDTRVAENLSLAELDRLLNQMDAAALASDFRLDDEEEDPHTQRFLTRLGEPSVSVVPLYRRGEGWFLDTEGRFPAKLKGSLGKEDVVALWSRVVRLSRFPIPQELLRENPPSAWTKTGLLRGLRALEIGRVFATEQMRVRVDLDPELGVVYLPV, from the coding sequence GTGAATGTGCAGGCGGTTGCTCTAAGGCTTTGGGCAAAAAGCGGGGACCCGTTTCACCCCCTGCTCGCCCACATGCTGGACACGGCAGCGGTGGCCTGGGCCATCTTGGAGAGAGAGCCTGACCGAACCCGGAAGCTTTACGCTGAGGACTGGGGGTTGGAGGAAGAGGAGGCCCTGCGCTGGCTAGCCTTCCTAGCGGGGCTTCACGATCTTGGCAAGGCAAGCCCCGTTTTCCAGGCAGCATGGGAGGAAGGAGCCAGGCAGGTCTGGGATTCCGGCCTCACCTGGGACCAAAAGCTAGCTCGGGAGGTGTGGGTTGCCCATGGGGTCTTTACCGAGCTGTATGTAAAGGACTTCTTGAAAGGGCAAGGGTTCCCCTTACGCTTGGCGGATCCGCTGGCCAAGGGCTTAGGGGCCCACCATGGCTTCCTGGCGCAGGGAGAAGAACTCAAGACTGCCCGCCTTCACGTGAAGTCCGAGACTTCGGAGTGGAAAGAGGTTAGAAACCATTTGGCCCAGAGGCTGGCCCAGTCTTTGGGGCTGGATTTTCCCTTGGCGCTCCCGGTGGAGGATGCGGCGGCCCCTGCGATTCTGCGGGTCATGGCCCTAGCCTCCTTCGCCGACTGGATTGCTTCCGATCCCCGGTTTTTCCCCTATGGCCGGGATCCGGAAAGGGAAGGGTACTGGCAGGAGGCCCTGGCGCTGGGCCGCAAGGCCCTCGAGGACCTCCCCTGGCCCAGGGTCAGCCCAAGGGGGGTTAAGACCTTTGAGGAACTCTTTCCCTTCAAGCCCAACCCCCTTCAGGCTAGCGTTCCCGAGCTTTTGCAAGGCGCCCCCAGGGAACCGGTTCTGCTCTTGGTGGAGGCCCCTATGGGTTTGGGAAAGACTGAGGCCGCCCTTTACGCTTCCCACCTCCTTCGGGAACGCTTGGACCACCGGGGCCTTTACGTGGCCCTACCCACCCAGGCCACGGCCAACGGACTGTTCACCAGGATCAAGGAGTTTCTGGAGCGACTTTCGGAAGGGGAGCGGTGGGAGCTCCAACTCCAGCATGGCACAGCCCTCTTGAATCCTCAGTACGCCGAGCTCCTGGAGCGGGCCAGGCCTGTGGAGGTCTACGACCTCGAGGCGGAACGGAACCCGAGCGAAGCCACGGGAGGGGTGGCTGCTTCCGCGTGGTTTTCCGCCAAGAAGCGGGCCATGCTGGCGGGGCACGGGGTGGGAACCTTGGACCAGGCGCTTCTCGGCGTTCTTAAGGTCAAGCACCACTTCATCCGGCTTTGGGGCTTGATGAACCGGGTGGTGGTGCTAGACGAGGTGCACGCCTACGATACCTATACCTCGGGTCTACTTAGGGCTTTGCTGCTCTGGCTCAGGGCCCTGGGCTCCAGCGTGATCCTGATGACGGCCACCTTGCCCAAGAGGAAGCGAGAGGAACTGCTCTCCGCCTGGGGGGTGGCAGGAGTGGAACTGCCCCCCTATCCCCGGGTGGCCGCCTTTTCCGGGGATGGGTTGCTGGGTGCCCGCCATGTGCCCCTCGAGGAGAAAACCCTGCACCTACAAGGGGCTTCCCCGGATGTGGCCCAGTTGGCTGAAGCCCTAAAGGCCCGGCTTCCTGGCGCCCTGGGGGCGATTGTGAATACGGTGGACCGGGCGCAAGCCCTTTACCAAGCCTTGGGCGATGGGGAACGGATAACCCTGGATGGGCTTCTTGACTCCTTTGGGCCCGGGCCCACCCAAGGCGCTTGGCCTGGCCTTTGGGAAAGCCGGGAGGAGAAGGGGCCTTGGGTGGTGGGCAAGCGCCTGCCCGATGGGACCTTGGTTTTCCTCCTCCACGCCCGTTTTCCCGCTGAGGAGCGGGCTTTGAGGGAGGCGGTAACCCTGGCCCTTTTCGGAAAGCATGGACCCCGTCCGGAAAGGGCCATTTTGGTGGCCACCCAGGTGGCGGAGCAGAGCCTGGACTTGGACTTTGACCTTCTTTACTCGGACCTGGCGCCCATGGATCTTCTCTTCCAAAGGGCGGGCCGGCTGCATCGGCATCCTCGCAAGCGGCCGGAAGGCCATCGGACCCCGGTGCTTCTTGTGGGCGGCCTTAAGGATGAGCCCGAGTTTGGCCAGGGGCTTCACTGGAACAGGGTTTACGAGGACTATGTGCTCCTATCCACCTGGCTTGCCCTCCAGGGTAGGGAAGCGTTGAGGCTTCCCCTGGACCTCGAGGAACTCTTGGAGGAGGTCTACGAACGTGATCCAGAGAGCTTTCCAGAGGGTTTGCGGGATAGGGCAAGGAAGAGCCACCAAAATCTGAAAAGGCGTCTGGAAAAGGACACTAGAGTGGCGGAGAACCTTTCCCTGGCCGAACTGGATAGACTCCTTAACCAAATGGATGCCGCAGCCCTGGCCTCCGATTTCCGGCTGGATGACGAAGAGGAAGACCCCCATACCCAGCGCTTCCTCACCCGCCTGGGGGAACCCTCCGTGTCCGTGGTACCCCTTTACCGGAGGGGAGAGGGGTGGTTTTTGGATACCGAAGGCCGGTTCCCAGCCAAGTTAAAGGGAAGCCTTGGGAAGGAGGACGTGGTGGCCCTTTGGAGCCGAGTGGTACGGCTGTCCAGGTTTCCTATTCCCCAGGAACTGTTGCGGGAAAACCCCCCTTCGGCTTGGACGAAGACCGGACTGCTTCGCGGGCTTAGGGCCCTGGAGATAGGGCGAGTCTTCGCTACGGAGCAGATGAGGGTGAGGGTGGACCTGGACCCTGAGCTCGGGGTGGTGTACCTCCCTGTTTAA
- a CDS encoding helix-turn-helix transcriptional regulator — MEIPKAERLLSMVDRLKLRSYRVRELAEYYRVSERTIERDLEALSQYGFPVERVGRGLYRIADVPVALQPIEALALFAAGRLLYHQAPTRQYERALEKLAKMLPEPLRGLLLKSTGNLKERQGDSRTLEMVARALLERRVLAFEYRSGGSKNWRPKEVLVYFLEANRTNLGLYAIGYERTYHGQILTFKLSRMRKVRLLEETYELPQDFDPNAYFRQAWGVVGARDETVEIRLRFAPEAAWRVLEGDYPGLTLEEELPDGSLLCRLRAVPFKGGVPWEVLSWIQSFGPRVEVLAPPELRSLWLAEARQVLAKATEAVGTKG, encoded by the coding sequence ATGGAAATACCAAAGGCGGAAAGGCTCCTTTCCATGGTGGACCGTTTGAAGTTGAGAAGCTACCGGGTAAGGGAACTCGCTGAGTATTACCGGGTGAGCGAGAGGACTATTGAACGAGACCTCGAGGCCCTTTCCCAATACGGTTTCCCCGTGGAGCGTGTGGGCCGAGGGCTTTATCGCATTGCAGATGTACCCGTGGCCCTCCAGCCCATAGAGGCCCTAGCCCTTTTCGCCGCTGGTCGGCTCCTCTATCATCAGGCCCCCACCCGGCAATATGAAAGGGCGCTGGAGAAGCTGGCCAAGATGTTGCCTGAACCCTTGCGGGGATTGCTGCTTAAGAGTACTGGCAATCTGAAGGAGAGGCAGGGGGACTCCCGCACCTTGGAGATGGTGGCCAGGGCCCTTCTGGAGCGCCGGGTCCTGGCCTTTGAGTACCGGTCAGGTGGAAGCAAGAACTGGCGCCCAAAGGAAGTTCTGGTCTATTTCCTCGAGGCCAACCGTACCAACCTGGGTCTCTATGCCATCGGGTATGAGCGCACCTACCACGGTCAAATACTCACCTTCAAGCTTTCCCGCATGCGCAAGGTCCGTCTTTTGGAGGAGACCTATGAGCTCCCTCAGGATTTTGATCCGAACGCCTACTTTCGCCAGGCTTGGGGGGTGGTAGGGGCTCGGGACGAAACCGTGGAAATCCGCCTCCGCTTCGCTCCGGAGGCAGCTTGGCGGGTCCTCGAGGGGGATTACCCTGGTCTCACGCTGGAGGAAGAGCTTCCCGATGGGAGCCTTTTGTGCCGTCTCAGGGCGGTTCCTTTCAAGGGTGGGGTACCCTGGGAGGTGCTTTCCTGGATTCAAAGCTTTGGACCCAGGGTGGAGGTGCTGGCTCCTCCTGAGCTCCGTAGCCTTTGGTTGGCAGAGGCCCGCCAGGTTTTGGCCAAGGCGACAGAGGCTGTCGGGACGAAGGGATAG
- the casB gene encoding type I-E CRISPR-associated protein Cse2/CasB produces MSGKGFLEWLEALRSHREWTRARAVLRRSLAFDPGGYPPAMPYVEPFLQKTGDDGWRREAYYLVAGLFALKDGEHREGRTLARALWEAKQARQSDSQEKRFLALLDADRDQIAHRLRQAVGLVEGALDFAQLLEDLLRWFDPRRRVQARWAREFYGAEEVRKEALAEGQGS; encoded by the coding sequence GTGAGCGGGAAGGGATTTTTGGAGTGGTTAGAAGCTCTAAGGTCGCACCGGGAATGGACGCGGGCGAGGGCTGTCTTAAGGCGGAGCCTGGCCTTTGATCCTGGGGGGTATCCTCCGGCCATGCCCTATGTGGAACCCTTCCTCCAAAAGACAGGGGATGATGGGTGGCGGCGGGAGGCTTATTACCTGGTGGCGGGGCTCTTTGCCTTGAAGGACGGGGAGCACCGGGAGGGACGCACCTTGGCCCGGGCTCTTTGGGAGGCCAAGCAGGCCCGGCAGTCCGACAGCCAGGAGAAGCGTTTCCTGGCCCTACTGGATGCGGATCGGGACCAGATCGCCCACCGTCTTAGGCAGGCGGTGGGGCTGGTGGAGGGAGCTTTGGACTTTGCCCAACTCCTCGAGGACCTACTTCGTTGGTTTGACCCCAGAAGAAGAGTACAGGCCCGCTGGGCCAGGGAGTTTTACGGTGCCGAAGAGGTGAGAAAGGAAGCTTTGGCGGAAGGCCAAGGCTCGTAA
- a CDS encoding glutamine synthetase/cystathionine beta-lyase binding protein, protein MPTFIVLSTLTDDGAETLVKNPERIKEVNQELERDFGVKVVAQYAVLGPYDFVNIVEAEDALAVARAMLHLSARGSVKTTTLEAIPVADLIAKLK, encoded by the coding sequence ATGCCCACCTTTATAGTGCTCAGCACGCTTACCGATGACGGCGCCGAGACCCTGGTGAAAAACCCTGAGCGAATCAAGGAGGTGAACCAGGAGCTGGAGCGGGACTTCGGGGTCAAGGTGGTGGCCCAGTATGCCGTCCTTGGGCCCTATGACTTCGTGAACATCGTGGAGGCGGAGGATGCCCTGGCCGTGGCCCGGGCCATGCTTCACCTTTCGGCTCGAGGAAGCGTAAAGACCACCACCCTCGAGGCCATCCCCGTGGCTGACCTCATCGCCAAACTCAAGTAA
- a CDS encoding Uma2 family endonuclease, translating to MGEAAKALRPLSLEEYLEREARSPTKHELVEGLPYAMAGASRAHALLVTNLALVLGPLARQRGCRLYVTDTKLKVGESTVYYPDLMVVCAPPPANPYYEEDPCLVVEVPSPSTEAIDRREKLWRYLSLPSLQGYILVHTQERRVELYRREGEQILYQATTEGELPLPCLEGNLPLAEAYAGVDLEAP from the coding sequence ATGGGAGAAGCGGCCAAGGCCTTGAGGCCCCTTTCCCTGGAAGAGTACCTGGAAAGGGAGGCCCGGTCCCCAACCAAACACGAGCTGGTGGAAGGCCTGCCCTATGCCATGGCGGGGGCTAGCCGGGCCCATGCCCTTCTGGTCACCAACCTGGCCCTGGTCCTGGGTCCCTTGGCCCGCCAGCGCGGCTGCCGCCTTTACGTGACGGACACGAAGCTCAAGGTGGGGGAAAGCACCGTCTACTACCCAGATCTCATGGTGGTCTGCGCTCCTCCGCCCGCGAACCCCTACTACGAAGAGGACCCTTGTTTGGTGGTGGAGGTGCCCTCGCCCAGCACCGAGGCCATAGACCGCCGGGAAAAACTTTGGCGCTACCTTTCCCTACCCTCCTTACAGGGGTATATCCTGGTCCACACCCAAGAAAGGCGGGTTGAACTCTACCGGCGTGAGGGGGAACAGATCCTTTACCAGGCCACCACGGAGGGGGAGCTACCCCTGCCCTGCCTCGAGGGGAACCTCCCGCTGGCAGAAGCCTACGCTGGGGTGGACCTGGAAGCCCCCTGA